Within the Candidatus Saccharibacteria bacterium oral taxon 488 genome, the region GGGCGCGGGAGTGGTTGGTTCAGGTGGTGGCGTGAACATCAGCGGCAGCGGGCTAAAGTTGGGCGGTGGCACCGGCGGTGTGGCCGGCTTAGTCAGGACGGTACCGGCGGCGTCCGGTTGGGTGGCGTTGATCGGGACGGTCGGCTGGACGGCGACAGCGGTTGGCGGTTCGGTGGTCAGTGGTAGGGCGGCAGGCGCGGGAGTGGTTGGTAATTGGCGCATGGCCTCGTCGGTTCGGGTGCGAGGAATCTCGAGAAAGAAAGTGCTGCCCTTGCGGTATTCACTGATGACGAATAGGCGGCCAGACATCGCCTCAGCGAGGCGGCGACTGAGATACAGACCGAGGCCGGTGCCGCCGATCTCGCGGGTGTCGGAATTATCGACGCGGTAGAACTTTTGAAAGAGGTGTGGCACATCTTCGGCGGGGATGCCGATACCGCTGTCTTGGACGCTGATGGTGATCGTTTTATCATCACCAGTGATATCTACAACCACTTCCCCGTCGGGCGTGTATTTGATGGCGTTTTCGATCAAGTTAGAAACAACTTCGCGGAGGTGATCGGCATCGACGTTGGCGTAGTATGCTGGCTGGACAGTGGCGGCGGCGTCCGGACGGAAGGTGCAGACGAGGCCTTTTTCGGCGGCGCGTGGCGCCAAGCCCTCAAAAATCTCGCCGACAAAGGTGGTGATATTGATAATCTGCGGTTCGTTCTTGAGGCGGCCGTCTTCGGCGCGGCTGATATCAAGCAGGTCTTGGAATAACCGACCGAGGTGCTGGGCTGAGGCGTGGGCCTTGGTGATGAAGTCGCGTGCCTTGTCATCGATGTGGGCGGTGGCTGGGTTGAGGGCCAGGCCGAGATAACCCTCGATGGAGGCAACGGGGGTGCGCATTTCGTGGCTGGCGGTAGAGATGAATTCAGCTTGCTGGCGCTCCTCGGCTTTTTCCTTGGTGATGTCGCGAAAGACGACGATGATGCCTTCGCTATCTTTGCCAACTGGTGAGGCGACGATGGAGACGAGGATTTGCTTGTCAGAGGCGGTGCGGAGGAGCAATTTGTCGGAGTGTGCTGGCCGATTATTGATCAGTGATTGCATGACCGGGTTTTCAGTGACGGTGACGTCTTTGCCGTCGGCGGTGACGAGTTGGATGACGCTTTGCCATTTGAGGCCAAGGGCGTCGCCTTGGTTCCAGCCGATGATCCGCTGGGCTGAGGGGTTAATGAGTTCGATATTGCCCTCGCGCGAGATAGCCAGCACGCCGTCATCAATGGCGTTAATGACGATGTCAGAGGTGCCTTCGGCGGTGGATAGCTTGGTGCGGAGTTCAGAAATGTCGCCGAGCTTGCTGACGCGCGGCTGATGGCGCCAGATGA harbors:
- a CDS encoding PAS domain-containing protein, whose translation is MWVSFLLVSVYNTSMKWAGDVSQVGELSRFWLRRLCEAALFVGLVIVLLYAWARFIPTGYRLPIGEAITDLAAAIGALVSLTALILCLWLPRRAITAVSIAVYGLIILAVGSLVATSGFLASPFAAAWLSAAVFAGFFGWPVVLGISLLVVTAITTAAITQHASLIATIGALFFGLAPLALGFIIWRHQPRVSKLGDISELRTKLSTAEGTSDIVINAIDDGVLAISREGNIELINPSAQRIIGWNQGDALGLKWQSVIQLVTADGKDVTVTENPVMQSLINNRPAHSDKLLLRTASDKQILVSIVASPVGKDSEGIIVVFRDITKEKAEERQQAEFISTASHEMRTPVASIEGYLGLALNPATAHIDDKARDFITKAHASAQHLGRLFQDLLDISRAEDGRLKNEPQIINITTFVGEIFEGLAPRAAEKGLVCTFRPDAAATVQPAYYANVDADHLREVVSNLIENAIKYTPDGEVVVDITGDDKTITISVQDSGIGIPAEDVPHLFQKFYRVDNSDTREIGGTGLGLYLSRRLAEAMSGRLFVISEYRKGSTFFLEIPRTRTDEAMRQLPTTPAPAALPLTTEPPTAVAVQPTVPINATQPDAAGTVLTKPATPPVPPPNFSPLPLMFTPPPEPTTPAPAMPSTPPDPAPEPLATPTPPEPTATPTLSTPLAAPEPDAAQQKP